A genomic window from Macaca thibetana thibetana isolate TM-01 chromosome 16, ASM2454274v1, whole genome shotgun sequence includes:
- the LOC126938943 gene encoding uncharacterized protein LOC126938943 isoform X2, with translation MEGGGGLARKSWCPVRTSSVLQGPAPSPASLSGSATWSQVPLPRHCQARPRGPRSLSRVTVRLGHVVPGPSPVSLSGSATWSQVPLPCHCQMRPHGPGSLSCVTVRHSHVGLAPSPGSLSRVTVRCGHVGLGPSPVSLSDAATWARLPLPCHCQERPHGPLQLTGS, from the exons ATGGAGGGTGGCGGAGGCTTGGCCAGGAAATCATGGTGCCCAGTGAGGACGAGCTCAGTGCTGCAGGGCCCGGCTCCCTCTCCCGCGTCACTGTCAGGCTCGGCCACGTGGTCCCAGGTCCCTCTCCCGCGTCACTGTCAGGCTCGGCCACGTGGTCCCAG GTCCCTCTCCCGCGTCACTGTCAGGCTCGGCCACGTGGTCCCAG GTCCCTCCCCCGTGTCACTGTCAGGCTCGGCCACGTGGTCCCAGGTCCCTCTCCCGTGTCACTGTCAGATGCGGCCACATGGGCCTGGGTCCCTCTCCTGTGTCACTGTCAGGCACAGCCACGTGGGCCTGGCTCCCTCTCCCGGCTCCCTCTCCCGTGTCACTGTCAGGTGCGGCCACGTGGGCCTGGGTCCCTCTCCCGTGTCATTGTCAGATGCAGCCACGTGGGCCCGGCTCCCTCTCCCGTGTCACTGTCAGGAGCGGCCACATGGGCCTCTACAGCTCACAGGCTCCTAA
- the LOC126938943 gene encoding uncharacterized protein LOC126938943 isoform X1, giving the protein MVPSEDELSAAGPGSLSRVTVRLGHVVPGPSPASLSGSATWSQVPPPRHCQARPRGPRSLPRVTVRLGHVVPGPSPASLSGSATWSQVPPPCHCQARPRGPRSLSRVTVRCGHMGLGPSPVSLSGTATWAWLPLPAPSPVSLSGAATWAWVPLPCHCQMQPRGPGSLSRVTVRSGHMGLYSSQAPNSKVCGSSWSGGAAWLCWSHGRGEANQGEATCIWNSSLRSGRDDSFLRTGQDTEVSATCLPRAAALTWNAGRCPGLVSWPLWILRAPGVSRP; this is encoded by the exons ATGGTGCCCAGTGAGGACGAGCTCAGTGCTGCAGGGCCCGGCTCCCTCTCCCGCGTCACTGTCAGGCTCGGCCACGTGGTCCCAGGTCCCTCTCCCGCGTCACTGTCAGGCTCGGCCACGTGGTCCCAGGTCCCTCCCCCGCGTCACTGTCAGGCTCGGCCACGTGGTCCCAGGTCCCTCCCCCGCGTCACTGTCAGGCTCGGCCACGTGGTCCCAGGTCCCTCTCCCGCGTCACTGTCAGGCTCGGCCACGTGGTCCCAG GTCCCTCCCCCGTGTCACTGTCAGGCTCGGCCACGTGGTCCCAGGTCCCTCTCCCGTGTCACTGTCAGATGCGGCCACATGGGCCTGGGTCCCTCTCCTGTGTCACTGTCAGGCACAGCCACGTGGGCCTGGCTCCCTCTCCCGGCTCCCTCTCCCGTGTCACTGTCAGGTGCGGCCACGTGGGCCTGGGTCCCTCTCCCGTGTCATTGTCAGATGCAGCCACGTGGGCCCGGCTCCCTCTCCCGTGTCACTGTCAGGAGCGGCCACATGGGCCTCTACAGCTCACAGGCTCCTAACTCCAAGGTCTGTGGCTCCAGCTGGTCTGGGGGTGCCGCGTGGCTATGTTGGAGCCATGGCAGGGGTGAGGCAAATCAGGGTGAAGCGACGTGCATCTGGAATTCCTCCCTTAGATCCGGGCGGGACGATTCCTTCCTTAGAACTGGGCAGGACACAGAGGTCTCGGCCACCTGCCTGCCGCGTGCCGCAGCGTTAACTTGGAATGCAGGCCGCTGTCCGGGACTTGTGTCTTGGCCCCTGTGGATACTCAGGGCCCCCGGAGTCTCAAGACCCTAA